One window of Brevibacterium pigmentatum genomic DNA carries:
- the mca gene encoding mycothiol conjugate amidase Mca yields MTSLPYHGLRLLAVHAHPDDESSKGAATSAKYASLGARVLIATMTGGEAGDILNPGLLQSPKASRDIAGLRREEMATAAAALGAEHVWVGHVDSGLPDGDFDNQTPPGCFYRVPDEVAMLPLVHIIRTFRPQVVTTYDELGGYPHPDHIKNHAVTMAAVEAAADATSHPELGEPWQVQKIYFNQDLSAKKWITIHEKMLEAGLESPFADHLEDFKKRDNQRHNWLSTRIACSEFFPARDRALLSHATQIDPEGGFFSASRKAARTYWPTEEFELALDLTGREPLNRELDFQETDLFAAVTFDDGRRVPDEGMLPDSPPADDLDIDSAVPTESDTRA; encoded by the coding sequence ATGACTTCGCTTCCGTACCATGGGCTGCGCCTGTTGGCCGTCCATGCCCACCCCGACGACGAATCTTCGAAGGGTGCGGCAACGAGCGCGAAGTACGCTTCTCTGGGTGCCCGGGTGCTCATCGCCACGATGACGGGCGGTGAGGCCGGCGACATCCTCAACCCTGGCCTGCTGCAGAGTCCCAAGGCCAGCCGAGACATCGCCGGCCTCCGTCGTGAGGAGATGGCCACTGCTGCCGCGGCTCTCGGCGCCGAACACGTCTGGGTCGGCCACGTCGATTCGGGACTGCCTGACGGAGATTTCGACAACCAGACTCCTCCCGGATGCTTCTATCGGGTCCCCGACGAGGTGGCGATGCTTCCCCTCGTGCACATCATCCGCACTTTCCGCCCGCAGGTGGTGACCACCTATGACGAGCTCGGCGGATATCCTCACCCCGATCACATCAAGAACCACGCCGTGACCATGGCCGCAGTCGAAGCCGCCGCTGATGCGACCTCCCACCCCGAGCTCGGGGAACCGTGGCAGGTGCAGAAGATCTACTTCAACCAGGACCTGTCGGCGAAGAAGTGGATCACCATCCACGAGAAGATGCTCGAGGCGGGACTCGAGTCCCCGTTCGCCGACCATCTCGAGGACTTCAAGAAGCGAGACAACCAGCGCCACAACTGGCTGAGCACCCGGATCGCCTGCAGCGAGTTTTTCCCCGCCCGCGATCGTGCGCTGCTCTCCCACGCCACGCAGATCGACCCGGAAGGCGGGTTCTTCTCCGCGTCTCGCAAGGCAGCTCGCACATACTGGCCGACCGAGGAGTTCGAACTGGCACTCGACCTCACCGGCCGTGAGCCGCTGAACCGGGAACTCGACTTCCAGGAGACCGACCTGTTCGCTGCCGTGACCTTCGATGACGGTCGTCGTGTTCCCGATGAGGGGATGCTTCCGGACTCACCCCCAGCAGACGACCTCGATATTGATTCCGCCGTCCCGACCGAAAGCGACACCCGCGCATGA
- the trhA gene encoding PAQR family membrane homeostasis protein TrhA, translating to MNASLTDSSPVVPDGSGPVGSAGADDAPAADDHRVARRRSALRAELTKLAGQVKPKLRGWFHAGAFPVAMIGGLALVIISPTIESRIAAAIFAVTGMLLFGTSAVYHRGRWRTRVRLILRRLDHANIFLITAGTYTPLAVLMLRTDQAILLLSVLWGAAALGVAFRTIFTTAPRWLFVPIYVGFGVAGVGYIPQIWATDFAVGLLVVLGGVCYIAGAVIYGIKRPNPSPKWLGFHEIFHILTILGYGCHLAALIVAAVEAY from the coding sequence ATGAATGCTTCGCTCACCGATTCCTCTCCAGTCGTTCCCGACGGCTCCGGGCCGGTCGGTTCCGCAGGTGCGGACGATGCTCCGGCCGCCGATGACCACCGCGTCGCCCGTCGCCGCTCGGCCCTGCGGGCCGAGTTGACGAAACTGGCCGGTCAGGTCAAGCCGAAGCTGCGTGGCTGGTTCCACGCCGGGGCATTTCCCGTGGCGATGATCGGCGGCCTGGCGCTGGTGATCATCTCCCCGACGATCGAATCGCGCATCGCCGCCGCGATCTTCGCCGTCACCGGCATGCTGCTCTTCGGCACCTCCGCCGTCTATCACCGGGGTCGCTGGCGCACCCGCGTCCGTTTGATCCTGCGGCGGCTCGACCATGCGAACATCTTCCTCATCACCGCCGGCACGTACACACCGCTGGCCGTCCTGATGCTCCGCACCGATCAGGCGATCCTCCTGCTGTCCGTGCTGTGGGGCGCAGCCGCACTCGGCGTCGCCTTCCGCACGATCTTCACCACCGCGCCGAGGTGGCTCTTCGTCCCCATCTACGTCGGGTTCGGGGTCGCCGGAGTCGGATACATCCCCCAGATCTGGGCGACGGACTTCGCCGTCGGTCTCCTCGTCGTCCTCGGCGGTGTGTGCTATATCGCCGGCGCCGTGATCTACGGGATCAAACGACCGAACCCGTCGCCGAAGTGGCTCGGCTTCCATGAGATCTTCCATATCCTCACGATCCTCGGCTACGGCTGCCACCTCGCCGCGCTCATCGTCGCCGCAGTCGAGGCCTACTGA
- a CDS encoding isoprenyl transferase produces MARPVNLLYRLYERRLKRELDKSVPVPRHVGVITDGNRRWAKEFGATTADGHRAGAAKIVEFLGWCHEIDVEIVTLYVLSKENLARSAEEVSILIEIISDLVEKIAALDGVGVQLVGDLDIVPPDLRARLEAVTTTEDCGMRVNVAVGYGGRQEIVNAVKSLLRDRADDGTDLETIISELSPEQIGEHLYTKGQPDPDLIIRSSGEQRLSGFLMWQSAYSEFYFCEAYWPDFRRTDFLRAVRDYGLRQRRFGK; encoded by the coding sequence GTGGCGCGACCCGTGAACCTGCTCTATCGGCTGTACGAGCGACGGCTCAAACGTGAGCTCGACAAGTCGGTTCCGGTTCCACGTCACGTCGGAGTCATCACCGACGGCAACCGCAGGTGGGCCAAGGAGTTCGGTGCGACGACCGCTGACGGTCACCGCGCCGGAGCGGCGAAGATCGTCGAGTTCCTCGGCTGGTGCCACGAGATCGATGTGGAGATCGTCACCCTCTACGTCCTGTCCAAGGAGAACCTCGCCCGCTCGGCCGAAGAGGTGTCGATCCTCATCGAGATCATTTCGGATCTGGTCGAGAAGATCGCCGCGCTCGACGGAGTCGGCGTCCAGCTCGTCGGCGATCTCGATATCGTTCCACCGGATCTGCGGGCCCGTCTGGAGGCAGTGACGACGACCGAGGACTGCGGAATGCGGGTCAACGTCGCCGTCGGCTACGGCGGTCGGCAAGAGATCGTCAACGCGGTGAAATCCCTGCTGCGGGATCGCGCCGACGACGGCACGGATCTGGAGACGATCATCTCGGAGCTGTCTCCCGAACAGATCGGCGAACACCTCTACACCAAGGGCCAGCCGGACCCCGATCTCATCATCCGCTCTTCGGGGGAGCAGCGACTCTCCGGCTTCCTCATGTGGCAGAGTGCGTATTCGGAGTTCTACTTCTGCGAAGCCTATTGGCCGGATTTCCGTCGCACGGACTTCCTCCGTGCCGTGCGCGACTACGGTCTGCGGCAGCGACGCTTCGGCAAATAG
- a CDS encoding PhoH family protein: protein MAEKVHTYVLDTSVLLSDPGALLRFAEHHVVIPLIVVSELEGKRNHPELGFTARKALHILDDFRSDYDRLDQPIPVGDAGGTLRVELNHIDASTMPIGFDRTENDTRILAVARNLSAEGCDVVVVTKDVPMRVKASALGLHAEEYLAELAVDSGFTGMSELGLDDEQMSEFYDSGSVVTEDVSDEVVNTGVVITSPRGSGLGRVRTGNRVSMVRGDRDIFGVHGRSAEQRIAIDMLLDDALGIVSMGGRAGTGKSALALMAGLQKVLEENKHSKIMVFRPLYAVGGQNLGYLPGSEGEKMNPWAEAVFDTLSALVSKNVIDEVVNREILEVLPLTHIRGRSLHDAFVIVDEAQSLERNVLLTVLSRIGMNSKVVLTHDVAQRDNLRVGRHDGVAAVIEKLKGHELFAHVTLTRSERSEIAALVTDVLEEFDPFRS from the coding sequence ATGGCTGAAAAAGTCCACACCTACGTTCTCGATACTTCGGTGTTGCTGTCGGATCCCGGAGCGCTTCTGCGCTTCGCCGAACACCACGTCGTCATTCCGCTCATCGTCGTCTCCGAACTCGAGGGCAAACGCAATCATCCCGAACTCGGCTTCACGGCTCGCAAAGCCCTGCACATCCTCGACGACTTCCGCTCGGACTACGACCGATTGGATCAGCCCATTCCGGTCGGTGATGCGGGCGGAACGCTGCGGGTCGAGCTCAATCACATCGACGCCTCCACGATGCCGATCGGCTTCGACCGGACGGAGAACGACACTCGCATCCTGGCCGTGGCCCGCAACCTCTCGGCCGAAGGCTGTGACGTGGTGGTCGTGACCAAGGACGTGCCGATGCGAGTGAAGGCATCTGCCCTGGGCCTGCACGCGGAAGAGTACCTGGCGGAGCTGGCCGTCGATTCCGGCTTCACCGGGATGAGCGAGCTCGGGCTCGACGACGAGCAGATGAGCGAGTTCTACGATTCGGGATCGGTCGTCACCGAGGATGTCTCCGACGAGGTGGTCAACACCGGAGTCGTCATCACCTCACCACGCGGGTCCGGGCTGGGGCGGGTGCGCACCGGCAACCGGGTGTCGATGGTGCGCGGGGATCGGGACATCTTCGGAGTCCACGGCCGATCGGCAGAACAGCGGATCGCCATCGACATGCTGCTCGACGACGCGCTGGGAATCGTGTCGATGGGAGGGCGAGCCGGAACGGGGAAGTCCGCGCTGGCCCTCATGGCCGGTCTGCAGAAGGTGCTCGAGGAGAACAAGCACTCGAAGATCATGGTCTTCCGACCCCTCTACGCTGTGGGTGGGCAGAACCTCGGTTATCTGCCCGGCAGCGAAGGGGAGAAGATGAACCCCTGGGCGGAGGCCGTGTTCGACACCTTGAGTGCCCTGGTGAGCAAGAACGTCATCGACGAGGTGGTCAACAGAGAGATCCTCGAGGTGCTTCCGCTCACCCACATTCGCGGACGCTCCCTCCACGATGCGTTCGTCATCGTCGATGAGGCACAGTCACTGGAACGCAATGTTCTGCTCACCGTGCTCTCGCGCATCGGCATGAACTCCAAGGTGGTGCTCACCCATGATGTCGCCCAGCGCGACAACCTGCGAGTGGGCCGTCACGACGGAGTCGCCGCGGTGATCGAGAAGCTCAAGGGACACGAACTGTTCGCTCACGTCACGCTGACGCGGTCGGAGAGGTCGGAGATCGCGGCTCTGGTCACCGATGTGCTCGAGGAGTTCGACCCATTCCGTTCCTGA
- a CDS encoding class II fumarate hydratase: protein MTEEFRIEHDTMGDVKVPKDALYSAQTQRAVENFPISGKTLESAHIAALAQVKKAAAKANAELGVLDEARATAIQNAADRVIAGEFDAHFPIDVFQTGSGTSSNMNTNEVLASLATKALEADGINVHPNDHVNASQSSNDVFPTSVHLAVTKALVNTLIPAMDTLATSLEKKAKEFSSIVKSGRTHLMDATPVTLGQEFGGYAAQVRYGIERIEASLPRVAEVPQGGTAVGTGINTPDGFSSRVVEILAEETGLPITEARNHFEAQANRDGLIEASGQLRTIAYGYMKICNDLRWMGSGPNTGLGEIAIPDLQPGSSIMPGKVNPVICEATIQVAAQVIGNDAAVSLSSTNGAFELNVGIPVMASNLLESIRLLANASTVMAEKMIDGLTANEERARFLAEASPSIVTPLNKVIGYEAAAKIAKHAVNNKMTVKEATIALGFVENGSITEADLDKALDVTTMIGNYK from the coding sequence ATGACCGAAGAATTTCGCATCGAACACGACACCATGGGTGATGTCAAAGTCCCAAAGGACGCCCTCTACAGCGCACAGACCCAGCGTGCCGTCGAGAACTTCCCGATCTCGGGCAAGACCCTCGAATCAGCCCACATCGCCGCACTGGCACAGGTGAAGAAGGCCGCAGCGAAGGCCAACGCCGAACTCGGCGTGCTTGACGAAGCCCGCGCCACAGCCATCCAGAACGCCGCCGATCGGGTCATCGCAGGCGAATTCGACGCCCACTTCCCCATCGACGTTTTCCAGACCGGTTCGGGAACCTCGTCGAACATGAACACCAACGAGGTCCTTGCCTCGCTGGCGACCAAGGCACTCGAAGCCGACGGAATCAACGTCCACCCGAACGACCATGTCAACGCCTCGCAGTCGTCGAACGACGTCTTCCCCACCTCGGTGCACCTGGCCGTGACCAAGGCCCTGGTCAACACGCTCATCCCGGCCATGGACACCCTGGCGACTTCGCTGGAGAAGAAGGCGAAGGAGTTCTCCTCGATCGTCAAGTCCGGACGCACCCACCTCATGGATGCCACTCCTGTAACCCTCGGTCAGGAGTTCGGCGGCTACGCAGCTCAGGTCCGTTACGGAATCGAGCGCATCGAGGCGTCCCTGCCGCGCGTGGCGGAGGTCCCGCAGGGCGGAACCGCTGTGGGCACCGGCATCAACACCCCCGACGGCTTCTCCTCCCGTGTGGTCGAGATCCTCGCCGAGGAGACCGGACTGCCGATCACCGAGGCCCGCAACCACTTCGAAGCGCAGGCCAACCGCGACGGACTCATCGAAGCCTCCGGTCAGCTGCGGACCATCGCCTACGGCTACATGAAGATCTGCAACGACCTGCGCTGGATGGGTTCGGGACCGAACACCGGTCTCGGCGAGATCGCCATCCCCGATCTCCAGCCCGGTTCGTCGATCATGCCGGGCAAGGTCAACCCGGTCATCTGCGAGGCCACCATTCAGGTCGCCGCTCAGGTCATCGGCAACGACGCCGCAGTCTCGCTCTCGTCGACCAACGGCGCCTTCGAGCTCAACGTCGGAATCCCGGTCATGGCTTCGAACCTGCTCGAGTCGATCCGCCTGCTCGCGAACGCCTCGACCGTCATGGCCGAGAAGATGATCGACGGACTCACCGCCAATGAGGAGCGTGCCCGCTTCCTCGCCGAGGCGAGCCCCTCCATCGTCACTCCGCTGAACAAGGTCATCGGCTACGAAGCCGCGGCGAAGATCGCCAAGCACGCCGTGAACAACAAGATGACGGTCAAGGAAGCGACGATCGCTCTCGGCTTCGTCGAGAACGGCTCCATCACCGAGGCCGACCTCGACAAGGCCCTCGATGTCACCACGATGATCGGCAACTACAAGTAA
- a CDS encoding carbonic anhydrase — MPNQAWKRLLEGNQRFVDDVPRHPNQDTARRESLSDSQTPFVTLFGCSDSRVAAEMIFDVGLGDMFVVRNAGQVVDPVTLGSLEYGVEVLGTPLLVVLGHDSCGAVTAAYNAYDSGETPPGFISDVVARILPTVARARKNGRTTVNETVGQNTMDTVDKIMQLSTIIKTAVDEGRLIIVGLTYQLHDGHTTVVAQYGGDEAAVSTYAS; from the coding sequence ATGCCCAATCAGGCGTGGAAGCGACTCCTCGAGGGAAATCAGCGTTTCGTCGACGATGTCCCTCGACACCCCAACCAGGACACCGCACGACGCGAGTCGCTGTCGGACAGCCAGACCCCGTTCGTCACTCTCTTCGGCTGCTCGGACTCCCGAGTCGCCGCTGAGATGATCTTCGACGTCGGACTCGGCGATATGTTCGTCGTCCGCAATGCCGGACAGGTCGTCGACCCGGTCACCTTGGGATCGCTCGAATACGGGGTCGAGGTGCTCGGCACTCCACTGCTCGTCGTGCTCGGACACGACAGCTGCGGAGCCGTGACCGCTGCCTACAATGCCTACGACTCGGGTGAGACTCCTCCCGGATTCATCTCCGACGTAGTCGCCCGCATCCTGCCGACCGTGGCACGGGCCCGGAAGAACGGGCGCACCACGGTCAACGAGACCGTCGGCCAGAACACCATGGACACGGTCGACAAAATCATGCAGCTGTCCACGATCATCAAGACCGCTGTCGATGAGGGCCGACTCATCATCGTCGGACTCACCTACCAACTCCACGATGGCCACACCACGGTCGTCGCCCAATACGGAGGCGACGAGGCCGCGGTCTCCACCTATGCTTCTTGA
- the glpX gene encoding class II fructose-bisphosphatase, translating into MSDSKEPVDVKSHHDRGRVDEEAPPVAVTDSWSQKAQVESDAPDRNLALELVRVTEAAAIAAAPWVGRGDKNAADGAAVAAMRNVISTVRMAGTVVIGEGEKDEAPMLFNGEQVGDGGGPHCDVAVDPIDGTRLTALGMPNAISVMAVTEDGAMYDPSAVFYMEKLVTGPDAADAVDMRLPIAENIRRVAKAKGTKDPASVTVMILDRPRHQQMIDEIRAAGARIQLITDGDVAGAIAACRPGTGVDMLMGIGGTPEGIITACAIKALGGVIQGRLWPQDDTEREAASKAGLDVNKVLNTDDLVTGDNSYFVATGITNGDLLDGVKFQGNHVTTHSLVMRSKSGTVRQVFAEHQAAKTHSYVEAAEEAARRGLV; encoded by the coding sequence ATGAGTGACTCCAAAGAGCCTGTTGACGTGAAATCTCACCATGACCGAGGACGAGTTGATGAGGAGGCTCCGCCTGTCGCAGTGACCGACTCATGGTCACAGAAGGCTCAGGTCGAGTCGGATGCTCCCGACCGCAACTTGGCTCTGGAGCTCGTCCGAGTCACCGAGGCCGCAGCCATCGCCGCAGCCCCCTGGGTCGGCCGCGGCGACAAGAACGCAGCCGACGGAGCGGCCGTGGCCGCGATGCGCAATGTCATCTCCACCGTCCGCATGGCCGGCACCGTCGTCATCGGCGAGGGTGAGAAGGACGAAGCTCCGATGCTCTTCAACGGCGAGCAGGTCGGCGACGGCGGCGGACCGCACTGCGATGTTGCTGTCGACCCGATCGACGGCACTCGCCTGACCGCTCTGGGCATGCCCAATGCGATCTCTGTCATGGCTGTGACCGAAGACGGCGCGATGTATGACCCCTCTGCCGTGTTCTACATGGAGAAGCTCGTCACCGGCCCCGATGCCGCTGATGCCGTCGACATGCGTCTGCCGATCGCTGAGAACATCCGCCGCGTCGCCAAGGCGAAGGGAACGAAGGATCCCGCCTCGGTGACGGTGATGATCCTCGACCGTCCCCGCCACCAGCAGATGATCGATGAGATCCGCGCCGCCGGCGCCCGCATCCAGCTCATCACCGATGGCGACGTCGCCGGAGCCATCGCCGCCTGCCGTCCCGGAACCGGCGTCGACATGCTCATGGGCATCGGCGGTACCCCCGAAGGCATCATCACCGCCTGCGCCATCAAAGCACTCGGCGGAGTCATCCAGGGCCGACTGTGGCCGCAGGACGACACCGAACGCGAAGCCGCCTCCAAGGCCGGCCTCGACGTCAACAAGGTACTCAACACCGACGACCTCGTCACCGGTGACAACAGCTACTTCGTCGCCACGGGCATCACCAACGGCGATCTGCTCGATGGCGTGAAGTTCCAGGGCAACCACGTCACCACGCATTCCCTGGTGATGCGGTCGAAGTCGGGAACCGTCCGTCAGGTCTTCGCCGAGCACCAGGCAGCGAAGACCCACTCATACGTGGAGGCCGCCGAAGAAGCCGCACGCCGCGGACTGGTCTGA
- a CDS encoding DUF4245 domain-containing protein encodes MADESGVMLPGSREEMRFLRKNSNWVNMVIAILACLAVAVGILFLAPQPEVDSERVVDYQGIAEQSQGNAEFDLIVPQIPRGWTSNEASLDRMGDSEYTSWYMSFIGPDDQWVSIEQAEASANWAKRKTDEAIAAEKVTVGGADFQVYRTAEAKEYWVTHKGDMYVVLTATAAPDTVNSFADQVAAELK; translated from the coding sequence ATGGCTGATGAGTCCGGAGTGATGCTGCCGGGGTCCCGGGAAGAGATGCGCTTCCTGCGCAAGAACTCGAACTGGGTCAATATGGTCATCGCGATCCTCGCCTGTCTCGCAGTCGCCGTCGGGATCCTGTTCCTCGCCCCGCAGCCCGAAGTCGACTCAGAACGTGTCGTCGACTATCAGGGGATCGCCGAGCAGTCACAGGGCAACGCCGAGTTCGACCTCATCGTTCCGCAGATCCCGCGCGGATGGACGTCGAACGAGGCCAGCCTCGATCGTATGGGCGACTCCGAATACACCTCGTGGTACATGTCGTTCATCGGCCCCGACGACCAGTGGGTGAGCATCGAGCAGGCCGAAGCCAGCGCGAACTGGGCGAAGCGGAAGACCGACGAGGCTATCGCTGCCGAGAAGGTGACCGTCGGCGGTGCCGACTTCCAGGTCTACCGCACTGCAGAGGCGAAGGAATACTGGGTCACGCACAAGGGCGATATGTATGTCGTTCTGACTGCCACCGCTGCGCCGGACACCGTCAATAGCTTCGCCGATCAGGTGGCCGCCGAACTCAAGTGA
- a CDS encoding exodeoxyribonuclease VII small subunit → MTEPTAQQDQPDISTLSYEQAREELVMTVKRLETGNLPLEESLRLWERGEALADRCQSWLDGARERLDKAREETSDDTE, encoded by the coding sequence ATGACCGAACCGACGGCACAACAGGACCAGCCCGACATCAGCACACTCAGCTACGAGCAGGCGCGCGAAGAACTCGTCATGACCGTCAAGCGTTTGGAGACCGGCAACCTGCCGCTCGAAGAGTCACTGCGGCTGTGGGAGCGCGGCGAAGCTCTCGCCGACCGGTGCCAGTCGTGGCTCGATGGAGCGCGGGAGCGCCTTGACAAGGCCCGTGAGGAGACCTCGGACGACACCGAATAG
- the xseA gene encoding exodeoxyribonuclease VII large subunit, giving the protein MAQRISGTPGTLGETAEPKELAATAAETTAENPWPLSLLSSKMKSYIDRMSSVWIEGQVVELNHRGKASYLTLRDTDVEMSLPVQIWKNVLDRTGAPLTEGSHVVANLKADFWTKTGRLTMRANDIRAVGLGELLARLERLKKQLGAEGLFDPNRKLRLPFLPNRIGLITGRDSDAQKDVIRNVHLRWPAAEFEVRNCAVQGPDAVPGVMKNLAELDADPQIDVIVIARGGGSMEDLLPFSNEALVRAVSAAQTPVVSAIGHEADRPILDEVADMRASTPTDAAKRIVPDVAEEGMNLLRARAELDAAVNRILDREQEMLTAVRSRPVLAEPQTMITAHENELTMIRRRSLQATNGLLIQAQNEIQHLRSQARSLSPLRTLERGYAVVQTDDGQAVRNAAEVAAGDSVHVRVARGRFDADITEVTPETGEPTTDD; this is encoded by the coding sequence ATGGCGCAAAGAATTTCCGGCACTCCCGGCACGCTCGGCGAAACGGCCGAGCCGAAAGAGCTCGCCGCCACCGCAGCCGAGACCACGGCGGAGAATCCGTGGCCGCTGAGTCTGCTGTCGTCGAAGATGAAGTCCTATATCGACCGCATGTCGAGCGTGTGGATCGAAGGGCAGGTCGTCGAACTCAACCATCGGGGCAAGGCCAGCTACCTGACCCTGCGCGACACCGATGTCGAGATGTCTCTGCCGGTCCAGATCTGGAAGAACGTCCTCGACCGCACCGGAGCTCCTCTGACCGAGGGCAGCCACGTCGTCGCCAATCTCAAAGCCGACTTCTGGACGAAGACCGGTCGGCTGACGATGCGGGCCAACGACATCCGTGCCGTCGGCCTCGGCGAACTCCTCGCCCGCCTCGAACGACTGAAGAAGCAGCTAGGGGCCGAGGGGCTGTTCGATCCCAACCGGAAGCTGCGACTGCCGTTCCTGCCGAACCGGATCGGACTGATCACCGGACGGGATTCGGATGCGCAGAAGGACGTCATCCGCAATGTGCACCTGCGCTGGCCTGCCGCCGAATTCGAAGTCCGCAACTGTGCCGTCCAGGGACCGGATGCCGTACCGGGAGTGATGAAGAACCTCGCGGAGCTCGATGCGGACCCGCAGATCGATGTCATCGTCATCGCCCGCGGCGGCGGCAGCATGGAAGACCTCCTGCCGTTCTCCAACGAAGCCCTCGTCCGTGCCGTCTCCGCCGCGCAGACACCGGTGGTCTCGGCGATCGGGCACGAGGCCGACCGGCCCATTCTCGATGAGGTCGCTGACATGCGGGCGTCAACACCCACGGATGCTGCGAAGAGGATCGTGCCGGACGTCGCCGAAGAAGGCATGAATCTGCTGCGTGCTCGTGCCGAATTGGATGCCGCCGTCAATCGCATCCTCGACCGAGAGCAGGAGATGCTCACCGCCGTGCGCTCACGGCCCGTGCTCGCCGAACCGCAGACGATGATCACCGCGCATGAGAACGAACTGACGATGATCCGCCGCCGCAGCTTGCAGGCGACGAACGGACTGCTCATCCAGGCTCAGAACGAGATCCAGCATCTCCGTTCACAAGCCAGGTCCCTCTCTCCCCTGCGGACCTTGGAGCGCGGCTACGCCGTGGTCCAGACCGACGACGGTCAGGCCGTTCGCAACGCCGCCGAGGTCGCCGCCGGCGACAGCGTCCATGTCCGGGTCGCTCGCGGTCGTTTCGACGCCGATATCACCGAGGTCACTCCGGAGACCGGCGAACCGACAACCGACGATTGA
- a CDS encoding 4-hydroxy-3-methylbut-2-enyl diphosphate reductase, with product MSVVSVPAPTIPRRRLAPGEIRTPVNADKRVLLAAPRGYCAGVDRAVIAVERALEHFGAPIYVRKEIVHNRHVVETLSERGAVFVDDTAEVPEGARVVFSAHGVSPAVHTEAAQRSLSTIDATCPLVTKVHKEAIRFARDGFRILLVGHAGHEEVEGTMGEAPEHITLVQSPEEARTIEVPVAEKLVWISQTTLSVDETMETVEILRERFPHLQNPPSDDICYATQNRQLAVKKIGLDADLVIVVGSANSSNSVRLVEVALEHGAKAAYRVDFAREIDETWFHDVTTVGVTSGASVPENLVQDVLQLLADYGFDTVEEVVTAEEDLIFSLPKELRKLG from the coding sequence GTGAGCGTCGTTTCAGTACCTGCCCCGACCATTCCGCGCCGGCGTCTGGCACCTGGCGAGATCCGCACTCCGGTCAATGCTGACAAGAGGGTGCTGCTGGCCGCACCGCGCGGCTACTGTGCCGGCGTAGATCGTGCCGTGATCGCCGTCGAACGCGCCCTCGAGCACTTCGGCGCACCGATCTATGTCCGCAAGGAGATCGTGCACAACCGGCATGTCGTCGAGACCTTGTCCGAACGCGGGGCCGTCTTCGTCGATGACACCGCTGAAGTCCCGGAAGGTGCTCGGGTCGTGTTCTCCGCCCACGGAGTCTCACCGGCCGTGCACACCGAGGCTGCCCAGCGTTCGCTGTCGACGATCGATGCGACATGCCCGTTGGTGACGAAAGTCCACAAGGAGGCCATCCGGTTCGCCCGGGACGGCTTCCGCATCCTCCTCGTCGGCCATGCCGGACACGAAGAGGTCGAGGGCACCATGGGTGAGGCGCCGGAACACATCACACTGGTGCAGAGCCCGGAAGAGGCCCGAACCATCGAGGTTCCCGTTGCCGAGAAGCTGGTGTGGATCTCACAGACGACCTTAAGCGTGGACGAGACCATGGAAACAGTGGAGATCCTGCGTGAGCGCTTCCCGCACCTGCAGAATCCACCCAGCGATGACATCTGCTACGCGACACAGAACCGGCAGCTCGCGGTGAAGAAGATCGGGCTCGACGCGGATCTCGTCATCGTCGTCGGGTCAGCGAACTCCTCGAACTCCGTTCGCCTCGTCGAAGTCGCCCTCGAACACGGGGCGAAGGCTGCCTACCGTGTCGACTTCGCCCGGGAGATCGACGAGACATGGTTCCACGACGTGACCACGGTCGGAGTCACCTCCGGAGCGAGCGTTCCGGAGAACCTCGTCCAAGACGTGCTGCAGCTGCTGGCCGACTACGGATTCGACACGGTCGAAGAGGTCGTCACCGCCGAAGAGGACCTGATCTTCTCGCTGCCGAAGGAACTGCGCAAACTCGGCTGA